A genomic segment from Zygotorulaspora mrakii chromosome 1, complete sequence encodes:
- the EXO5 gene encoding Exo5p (similar to Saccharomyces cerevisiae DEM1 (YBR163W); ancestral locus Anc_8.518) — MFRIIFAKESILRKVRRFSNNCTFTHNYSVLTAEEREEVNRLPFFSRSFEEQPKKQPNKTRQKYTERKISLTKAIFGEDQENAGYLSYHLPRSMPSPYYDVYCKREQNGSKNDQEREIMQRLSVTKLLTKRWCELREAYDIYSNVDIFAHPQLLQGIASHRKLEYETHPVSEETQAFKDTFELQVPDDKFHKLAGSWSETVSKMLNIFVDGEAREVLCHGYLDANSGHLKSGSSINECDILISAVVDHLVLRKKGTAGTLFPFKLSNSVITRDGQDIAESLKQLRKNESFLKENFEIIVGDVKTRSFRRVPSHENVIKATKLQVMYYRHFLEELSIDTTSTYFKLLANAERRGFDVDQPVDPAKVISMMAQNEYMVLDMKRLRDGEPIGFNPFDSKNVENKKYNLTHYSALLNDANTIERYGDFFTEWRKPVTLRYLASRLAQVYREVGRLLCSALMVEYYVRNENFHNTLFDYDVDYLMENSHDSALFWLGKRDIEPIGANIKNFTSYCKHCDYETVCSWRKKGVTKCLDLGDDLVRIAQNDPQS; from the coding sequence ATGTTTCGAATTATTTTCGCTAAAGAATCTATACTTCGAAAAGTGAGAAGATTTTCCAACAACTGTACTTTCACTCATAATTATAGCGTCTTGACAGCAGAAGAACGTGAAGAAGTGAATAGACTTCCATTCTTTTCGAGGAGTTTCGAAGAGCAGCCCAAAAAACAACCGAACAAGACTAGGCAGAAATATACAGAACGGAAGATCTCTTTGACAAAGGCCATTTTCGGAGAGGATCAAGAAAATGCCGGATATTTGAGCTACCACCTACCAAGGAGCATGCCTAGCCCGTACTACGATGTATACTGTAAGAGGGAACAAAATGGGtccaaaaatgatcaaGAGAGGGAAATAATGCAAAGATTATCTGTGACCAAGCTGTTGACGAAACGTTGGTGCGAGTTGAGAGAAGCTTACGATATTTACTCTAATGTGGATATATTTGCACATCCGCAATTGCTACAGGGTATTGCATCACATCGGAAACTTGAATACGAAACTCATCCAGTATCAGAAGAAACTCAAGCGTTCAAGGATACCTTTGAGCTTCAGGTTCCTGATGACAAATTTCACAAGCTTGCGGGTTCCTGGTCTGAAACTGTGTCGAAAATGctgaatatttttgttgacGGTGAAGCAAGGGAAGTACTTTGCCATGGTTATCTAGATGCAAATTCGGgacatttgaaaagtggtAGTAGCATAAATGAATGTGATATACTAATTAGTGCGGTTGTTGATCATCTAGTtctaagaaaaaaaggtacTGCTGGTACTCTTTTCCCATTCAAACTCTCTAATTCAGTAATAACAAGAGATGGGCAAGATATTGCAGAAAGTTTGAAACAACTACGAAAAAACGAgtcatttttgaaggaaaactTCGAGATTATTGTTGGTGACGTTAAGACAAGATCGTTTCGAAGAGTACCGTCGCATGAAAATGTCATAAAAGCGACGAAGTTACAAGTTATGTATTATCGCCACTTTCTAGAAGAACTTTCTATTGACACAACTTCCACTTATTTCAAACTGTTAGCCAACGCAGAAAGACGTGGCTTTGATGTTGATCAACCTGTAGATCCTGCCAAAGTAATTAGTATGATGGCTCAGAACGAGTACATGGTTTTGGATATGAAAAGGTTGAGAGACGGTGAACCAATCGGTTTCAACCCATTTGATAGTAAGAACGtggaaaacaaaaagtataATTTAACTCATTATTCTGCTCTATTGAATGATGCTAACACAATAGAAAGATATGGGGACTTCTTTACAGAGTGGAGGAAGCCGGTTACGCTACGGTATCTCGCCTCGAGATTAGCGCAAGTTTACCGTGAGGTTGGGCGTCTTCTATGCAGTGCTTTAATGGTGGAATATTATGTAAGAAACGAGAATTTTCATAATACACTCTTTGACTATGATGTCGATTACTTGATGGAGAATTCGCACGATAGCGCATTGTTCTGGTTGGGAAAACGAGATATTGAGCCCATTGGTGcaaatatcaagaatttcACGTCGTATTGCAAACATTGTGATTACGAGACTGTGTGCTCCTGGAGGAAGAAAGGTGTCACGAAATGCCTAGATCTAGGGGACGATTTAGTGAGAATAGCTCAGAATGATCCACAATCTTAA
- the GRX5 gene encoding monothiol glutaredoxin GRX5 (similar to Saccharomyces cerevisiae GRX5 (YPL059W); ancestral locus Anc_8.519), with amino-acid sequence MFYIKLPNNYYPVAESVYSTILLQGSTEIMMLFKRIPTLTSALSLAQPKILFSQQTRLFLSTETRKAIEDAISSAPVVLFMKGTPEFPQCGFSRACISLLGQQGVDPAKFAAYNVLEDPELRDGIKEFSEWPTIPQLYLNKEFIGGCDIVTSMAQTGELTDVLEKADALVPEDE; translated from the coding sequence ATGTTCTATATAAAATTACCAAATAATTACTACCCAGTAGCCGAGTCCGTTTATTCTACTATTCTCCTTCAAGGCAGCACAGAGATCATGATGttgttcaaaagaataCCAACTCTAACGTCAGCTTTGTCTCTGGCACAACCAAAAATACTATTTAGTCAGCAAACGAGATTATTTCTAAGCACAGAGACTAGGAAAGCTATTGAGGATGCGATTTCTTCTGCGCCTGTAGTACTTTTCATGAAGGGCACACCTGAGTTTCCGCAATGTGGATTTTCCAGAGCTTGTATCAGCTTATTAGGGCAGCAAGGTGTTGATCCCGCTAAATTTGCTGCCTACAACGTCTTAGAAGACCCTGAACTGCGCGATGGTATCAAGGAGTTCAGCGAGTGGCCAACCATACCCCAACTATATTTGAATAAGGAATTTATTGGTGGCTGTGATATAGTGACAAGCATGGCCCAAACTGGGGAACTTACTGATGTTTTAGAGAAAGCAGATGCTTTGGTACCTGAAGACGAGTGA